A region from the Gossypium hirsutum isolate 1008001.06 chromosome A08, Gossypium_hirsutum_v2.1, whole genome shotgun sequence genome encodes:
- the LOC107897155 gene encoding pectinesterase, with protein MSNKVVVAGVSIILVVGVAIGVVTTINHSRDAKGKLSPEMKVATSICSPTHYPDACHKTFASMNSTGPKEFVKKVIYAAEEEVKKFLNFSDSKIAEAKDNGLTKMALNDCKDMMQYAIDSLKATYADVDGSDLHNIDDRINDFRTWLSAVISYQQSCLDGFEHDSSWRETMEEAIVASSEQAANALTIVTKLIEILTKLGSELASPNTRRLFSVEETNYPSWFSTTDRKLIAKIDNSNLKPNAVVAKDGSGQFKTITEALAAAPKNSINRHIIYIKAGIYDEYITVDKQYTNILMFGDGPRRTIVAGRKGVKDGGGITTWQTATFSAIGSGFIAKSMGFQNNAGPEKHQAVALRIQSDKSAFFNCRMDGYQDTLYNHANRQFFRNCVISGTVDFIFGDSPTVIQNSLLIVRRPMEGQSNMVTAQGKTRIDENTGTVIQNCRIVPEQKLFIDRFKFPTYLGRPWKPYSTTIIMESTLGDFIRREGWMPFATQNHEDTLYYAEYNNRGPGANLDARVNWKGYHKIDKATAMKFTVEAFLHSKENWLPLTGVPFTAGLRY; from the exons ATGAGCAATAAAGTGGTTGTTGCAGGGGTTTCCATCATTCTTGTGGTGGGAGTCGCTATTGGCGTGGTTACTACAATTAATCATTCTCGTGATGCTAAGGGTAAATTGTCTCCTGAAATGAAGGTTGCGACTAGCATTTGTTCACCTACTCATTATCCAGATGCTTGTCATAAGACTTTCGCCTCTATGAACAGCACTGGTCCTAAAGAATTCGTTAAAAAGGTTATCTATGCTGCTGAAGAAGAAGTCAAAAAGTTCCTCAACTTTTCTGACTCCAAGATTGCTGAAGCTAAGGACAATGGCCTCACAAAGATGGCCTTGAATGATTGTAAGGACATGATGCAATATGCCATTGATTCACTTAAGGCAACATACGCTGACGTAGATGGAAGTGATTTGCATAACATTGACGATCGCATAAACGATTTTAGGACCTGGTTGAGCGCTGTTATCTCATACCAACAATCATGCTTGGATGGATTTGAACATGATAGCAGCTGGAGAGAAACCATGGAAGAGGCTATTGTTGCTTCTAGTGAACAAGCAGCTAATGCTTTGACAATTGTGACAAAGTTGATCGAAATTCTTACCAAGTTAGGTTCCGAGTTGGCTAGTCCTAACACTCGTAGACTTTTTTCTGTTGAGGAAACAAACTATCCTTCATGGTTTTCAACTACAGACCGCAAGCTTATAGCTAAGATTGATAATAGCAATTTGAAACCAAATGCTGTTGTGGCTAAGGATGGTAGTGGCCAATTCAAGACCATTACTGAAGCTTTAGCTGCCGCTCCCAAGAACTCCATAAACCGACATATAATCTACATCAAGGCCGGAATTTATGATGAGTACATCACCGTGGACAAACAATACACCAACATCCTTATGTTCGGTGATGGTCCAAGAAGAACTATTGTCGCCGGTCGCAAGGGTGTAAAAGATGGCGGTGGAATTACCACCTGGCAAACTGCCACTTTCT CGGCTATTGGAAGTGGGTTTATTGCCAAATCCATGGGATTTCAAAACAATGCTGGTCCTGAAAAGCATCAGGCAGTGGCACTTCGAATTCAATCAGATAAGTCAGCCTTTTTCAATTGCAGAATGGATGGTTACCAAGACACCTTGTACAATCACGCAAACCGCCAATTTTTCCGTAATTGTGTCATCTCTGGAACTGTTGACTTTATCTTTGGCGACTCTCCTACTGTAATCCAAAACTCGTTGTTAATTGTGAGGAGGCCAATGGAAGGTCAATCTAACATGGTGACTGCACAGGGTAAGACACGGATTGATGAGAATACCGGTACTGTAATCCAAAACTGCAGGATTGTCCCTGAGCAAAAGCTCTTCATCGACAGATTTAAGTTCCCGACATACTTGGGCAGGCCATGGAAGCCGTACTCTACAACTATTATCATGGAGTCTACGTTAGGAGACTTCATTAGGCGTGAAGGATGGATGCCCTTTGCTACTCAAAATCACGAAGATACCCTCTATTATGCAGAATACAATAATCGTGGCCCTGGTGCTAACCTCGATGCAAGAGTTAATTGGAAGGGTTACCACAAGATAGACAAAGCAACGGCGATGAAATTCACTGTCGAAGCATTCCTTCATAGCAAAGAAAATTGGCTGCCTTTGACTGGCGTTCCGTTCACTGCTGGATTAAGATATTGA